A single genomic interval of Bradyrhizobium japonicum USDA 6 harbors:
- a CDS encoding HD-GYP domain-containing protein — MQSARTIFSPAKNDGGARTTEAVRPFVHVLADSSDKLAGVCSALERQFTVAGERLDAEARLSQVPFAVVIRAELRDVGTIAAIKKRAGKLAKATKRIFLVEHSSHVGISQAYALGATLVLPGALNKSKLLAALADPAEPTSTASSDAPQPGDAVETAATAIASMFTAVTLGEPLDVDGTKEAGRRIADRITEHGLSEWLATVRRHHEGTYQHCLLVTGVAIDFGLSLGVGRTDLERLYSAAMFHDIGKAQIPLAILDKPGRLDIDERAMIEKHPAAGYEFLKDHEKISPEILDAVRHHHEYLDGSGYPDALCGESINDIVRILTISDIFAALIEHRHYKPMMPRTEAYNILCGMTGKLEKALVTSFKEVALTR, encoded by the coding sequence GTGCAGAGTGCCCGAACCATATTCAGCCCCGCCAAAAACGACGGCGGCGCCCGAACGACGGAAGCGGTTCGCCCGTTTGTGCATGTGCTGGCCGATTCGTCCGACAAGCTGGCCGGGGTCTGCTCGGCCCTCGAACGGCAATTTACCGTCGCCGGCGAACGGCTCGATGCGGAAGCCAGGCTGTCACAAGTGCCATTCGCGGTCGTCATTCGCGCGGAGCTGCGTGACGTCGGCACCATCGCGGCCATCAAGAAGCGCGCCGGCAAGCTGGCGAAAGCCACGAAGCGCATCTTCCTCGTCGAGCACTCGTCTCACGTCGGCATCTCGCAGGCCTACGCACTCGGCGCCACCCTCGTTCTTCCCGGGGCTCTCAACAAGAGCAAGCTGCTGGCAGCGCTGGCTGATCCGGCCGAGCCGACCTCTACCGCCTCGAGTGACGCACCGCAACCGGGCGACGCCGTCGAAACCGCGGCGACCGCCATCGCTTCGATGTTCACGGCCGTCACGCTCGGCGAGCCCCTCGACGTCGACGGCACGAAGGAAGCGGGCCGCAGGATCGCCGACCGCATCACCGAGCACGGCCTGTCCGAATGGCTTGCCACGGTGCGGCGTCATCATGAGGGAACCTACCAGCATTGCCTGCTCGTGACCGGCGTGGCGATCGACTTCGGACTGAGCCTCGGCGTCGGGCGAACCGATCTCGAGCGGCTGTATTCCGCAGCCATGTTCCACGACATCGGCAAGGCGCAGATTCCGCTTGCGATCCTCGACAAGCCCGGCCGCCTCGACATCGACGAACGCGCCATGATCGAGAAGCATCCGGCGGCGGGTTACGAATTTCTGAAGGATCACGAGAAAATCTCGCCCGAGATTCTCGACGCCGTGCGGCATCATCACGAATATCTCGACGGAAGCGGTTATCCCGACGCGCTGTGCGGCGAGAGCATCAACGACATCGTCCGCATTCTGACGATCTCGGACATCTTCGCAGCGCTGATCGAACACCGGCACTACAAGCCGATGATGCCGCGCACCGAGGCCTACAACATTCTTTGCGGGATGACCGGAAAGCTGGAGAAGGCCCTCGTCACCTCGTTCAAGGAGGTTGCGCTCACGCGATGA
- a CDS encoding nitroreductase has protein sequence MEFETLVQSRRSVRGFKQQPVPRAVIEAIIESAKRAPSSMNTQPWHVHVLTGDPLEEVRRRNMEEMVGGAKVKRDIVSHGEYQGIHRTRQVDIAKKLFGAMGIARDDKPMRQDWVLRGFRQFDAPVSLVLTYDRVLDPGAVCHFDLGALCYGIVLAAWDRGLGSVINGQGIMRSDIVREVAKIPEDEVIMTCVAMGYPDDSFAANAVRSDREGNDDFVRYVGFAD, from the coding sequence TTGGAATTCGAAACGCTGGTCCAGTCGCGCCGCAGCGTGCGCGGTTTCAAGCAGCAGCCGGTGCCGCGCGCTGTGATCGAGGCGATCATCGAGAGCGCCAAGCGCGCGCCGTCGTCGATGAACACCCAGCCCTGGCATGTCCATGTGCTCACAGGGGACCCTCTGGAAGAGGTGCGCCGCCGCAACATGGAGGAGATGGTCGGCGGCGCCAAGGTCAAGCGCGACATCGTCAGCCACGGCGAATACCAGGGCATTCATCGCACCCGGCAGGTCGACATCGCCAAGAAGCTGTTCGGCGCGATGGGGATCGCGCGCGACGACAAGCCGATGCGGCAGGACTGGGTGCTGCGCGGCTTCCGCCAGTTCGACGCGCCGGTCTCGCTGGTGCTGACCTATGACCGCGTGCTGGATCCCGGCGCGGTCTGCCATTTCGATCTCGGCGCGCTCTGCTACGGCATCGTGCTCGCGGCCTGGGACCGCGGTCTCGGCTCGGTGATCAACGGGCAGGGCATCATGCGCTCCGACATCGTGCGCGAGGTCGCGAAGATTCCGGAAGACGAGGTCATCATGACATGTGTCGCGATGGGGTATCCCGACGACAGCTTCGCCGCCAACGCCGTTCGTTCCGATCGCGAGGGCAACGACGATTTCGTGCGTTATGTCGGCTTTGCCGACTAG
- a CDS encoding alpha/beta hydrolase: MPAPLDPVIAQIIPLLPLRDPTTMTPQSARDALRALAASRAEVPPPPVDTVQDIKVKGGAGPLDARIYRVGPNPAPTVVFFHGGGWVAGDLETHDRQARNLAIETGAVVVSVDYRRPPETRFPGAFEDAFAAASDIFNRVAEFGSDAKRLGVAGDSAGGNLAAATAIACRDAGITLAAQLLVYPVTDVVGHYADARENARFASRAENAEGYFLSRAVMEWFCGHYLADPAHAADWRASPLRAELAGVAPAIVATAWFDPLRDEGAAYARALEAAGVRVKHHEGPGLIHGYFGLGDASAAAKAEAQRARADFKTLLARGI, translated from the coding sequence ATGCCCGCACCGCTCGATCCCGTCATCGCCCAGATCATTCCGCTGCTGCCGCTGCGCGATCCCACCACGATGACGCCACAGAGCGCGCGCGATGCCTTGCGCGCACTGGCTGCCTCGCGCGCGGAGGTGCCGCCGCCACCCGTCGACACTGTGCAGGATATCAAGGTGAAAGGCGGCGCCGGGCCGCTCGATGCACGTATCTATCGCGTCGGCCCCAATCCTGCGCCAACCGTGGTCTTCTTCCACGGCGGCGGCTGGGTCGCGGGCGATCTCGAAACCCACGACCGGCAGGCGCGCAATCTCGCGATCGAAACCGGCGCGGTCGTCGTCTCCGTCGATTATCGGCGCCCGCCGGAAACGCGCTTTCCCGGCGCCTTCGAGGACGCGTTCGCCGCAGCAAGTGACATCTTCAACCGCGTCGCGGAATTTGGCAGCGATGCAAAGCGTCTCGGCGTTGCCGGCGACAGCGCCGGCGGCAATCTCGCAGCCGCCACCGCGATCGCCTGCCGCGACGCCGGCATCACGCTTGCGGCGCAACTGCTGGTCTATCCCGTGACCGACGTCGTCGGCCACTACGCCGACGCGCGGGAGAACGCGCGCTTTGCATCACGTGCCGAGAATGCCGAGGGCTACTTCCTCTCCCGCGCCGTGATGGAATGGTTTTGCGGCCACTACCTGGCCGATCCCGCTCACGCCGCCGACTGGCGAGCCTCGCCGCTGCGCGCGGAGCTCGCCGGCGTGGCGCCGGCCATCGTGGCCACCGCCTGGTTCGATCCGTTGCGCGACGAGGGCGCGGCCTATGCACGGGCGCTGGAGGCCGCCGGCGTCCGCGTCAAGCACCATGAGGGCCCCGGCCTGATCCACGGCTATTTCGGCCTTGGCGATGCTTCCGCGGCCGCGAAGGCCGAGGCACAGCGCGCACGGGCCGATTTCAAGACACTGCTCGCGCGCGGAATCTGA
- a CDS encoding PilZ domain-containing protein, producing MIERRAMKRIPINRAARLSFGEIHGTHPCLVRDINALGARISTPYYIFADEFVLSFDGHSGIFYCRVVWKKGTLCGVSFLLRRRSPKAANDSGAPADVVRLDRRLVCRGAVFSSDVSA from the coding sequence ATGATCGAACGTCGTGCAATGAAGCGCATACCGATCAACCGGGCCGCGCGGCTATCGTTTGGTGAAATTCACGGGACTCATCCGTGCCTGGTGCGCGATATCAACGCCCTGGGTGCCCGCATTTCCACGCCGTACTACATATTTGCCGACGAGTTTGTGTTGTCGTTCGACGGCCATTCCGGAATTTTCTACTGCCGCGTCGTATGGAAAAAGGGCACGCTCTGCGGCGTCTCCTTTCTCCTGCGTCGTCGCTCGCCAAAAGCAGCGAACGATTCCGGCGCGCCCGCGGATGTGGTGCGACTTGATCGCCGGCTCGTGTGCCGCGGCGCGGTCTTCAGCTCGGACGTGTCGGCCTGA
- a CDS encoding DUF3551 domain-containing protein, which yields MIHLEEAAMWMLRWLFLGSAAILAIASATAQTYDPSYPVCLQRWEWGGSTYFECAYTSWDQCRATTIGLAAMCVENPYWQRPQPRRSAGRLRSSAPY from the coding sequence ATGATCCATTTGGAGGAGGCGGCGATGTGGATGCTCCGTTGGCTATTCCTGGGCAGTGCGGCGATCCTGGCGATCGCCTCGGCTACAGCCCAAACTTACGATCCCAGCTACCCCGTGTGCCTTCAGAGATGGGAGTGGGGTGGCAGCACCTATTTCGAATGCGCTTATACGTCGTGGGATCAGTGCCGAGCGACGACGATCGGACTTGCCGCGATGTGCGTGGAGAACCCCTATTGGCAGCGACCGCAGCCGAGGCGATCAGCCGGCCGCTTGCGTTCATCAGCCCCATACTGA
- a CDS encoding DUF937 domain-containing protein: MAVNLISAAQQLLTPEVIAQIASFLGMDRGAAQKAATAAIPTILASLSDLVGTPAGANQLSKLLSQQQGSNPMDMLRDAGAPDLAQMGSSMLSGLLGGRTTDTMAQAIGKFAGTGDGGGKSLLALVGPLVLGMLSKQQRDAGMDANGLASLLRSQKDQIMAAIPSGLSDQLGAAGLIDKARSGMATAAATGSRIAGATGASQAAMAAGRTQWPYWLATLVIIAGLSIYALQRPTEQTVAQNTNVTRPSAGTVGMAPADLTVDGVNLANQVNSSLGTLKAQLPTITDQASAQAALPKINDAISQLDGITARAAKLSPEGRRALAKLIVAAAPAINEMCDKISATPAGTIAKPVIDNLRAKLDELAKV; this comes from the coding sequence ATGGCCGTCAATCTCATTTCAGCTGCACAACAGCTCCTGACCCCTGAAGTCATTGCGCAGATCGCCTCCTTTCTTGGGATGGACCGAGGCGCGGCGCAGAAGGCCGCAACAGCTGCCATCCCAACAATATTGGCCAGCCTGTCGGATCTGGTCGGAACCCCGGCCGGCGCCAATCAACTGTCAAAACTGCTGTCCCAACAGCAAGGCAGCAATCCCATGGATATGCTGCGCGACGCCGGCGCCCCGGACCTGGCTCAGATGGGTTCGAGCATGTTGTCCGGACTGCTTGGAGGCCGAACCACGGACACCATGGCCCAGGCGATCGGCAAATTCGCGGGAACGGGCGATGGCGGCGGCAAGTCATTACTCGCCCTGGTCGGCCCCTTGGTCCTTGGTATGCTCAGCAAGCAGCAGCGTGACGCCGGGATGGATGCAAACGGACTGGCATCGCTTCTGCGCTCGCAGAAAGATCAGATCATGGCGGCGATTCCATCGGGCCTCAGTGATCAACTCGGCGCCGCGGGCCTGATCGACAAGGCGCGCAGTGGAATGGCCACGGCCGCCGCCACAGGGAGCCGGATCGCCGGCGCCACTGGCGCGAGCCAGGCCGCGATGGCCGCCGGCCGGACGCAATGGCCATATTGGCTCGCCACGCTCGTTATCATTGCCGGACTTTCGATATATGCGCTTCAGCGTCCGACCGAGCAGACGGTCGCGCAGAATACAAACGTTACGCGGCCCTCAGCCGGAACCGTGGGCATGGCGCCCGCGGATTTGACCGTTGACGGCGTGAATCTGGCGAACCAGGTCAATTCGTCCCTTGGTACGCTGAAGGCCCAACTGCCAACCATCACCGATCAAGCCAGCGCGCAGGCGGCCCTGCCGAAGATCAACGACGCCATCTCACAGCTGGATGGCATCACGGCGCGGGCGGCCAAGCTTTCTCCGGAAGGACGACGGGCGCTTGCCAAGCTGATCGTCGCGGCGGCGCCGGCCATCAATGAGATGTGCGACAAGATCTCCGCAACGCCGGCCGGTACGATCGCAAAGCCCGTGATCGACAATCTTCGTGCCAAGCTCGACGAGTTGGCGAAAGTCTGA